The Deltaproteobacteria bacterium genome includes a window with the following:
- a CDS encoding DUF364 domain-containing protein, giving the protein MRILNSIMKNIGEDAPVQTVSRGLHWTAVVSRRCGLASTMASGVCTHEKGSQGMEGSFTDMTALELARYCFDEGMSRISLGLAAINSLLDVDANQYSDVEGLKLAKDLGKGKNISIIGHFPSMDDLAKEAGNLWVIEKNPRPGDYPEAMGNELIPQSDIVVISSTTLINKTLSGILDLCRKDSVKMLLGPTTPLSEVLFDYGIDILAGSVVTDKETVLKSVSEGASFMQLKARGGVRFVSMVRDFDDIVRRLAT; this is encoded by the coding sequence ATGAGAATCCTGAACAGCATAATGAAAAATATCGGAGAAGACGCCCCTGTACAGACGGTCAGTCGGGGTCTCCACTGGACGGCCGTGGTCAGCAGGCGATGCGGCCTCGCCTCCACCATGGCGTCAGGCGTCTGCACTCACGAGAAAGGCTCACAGGGCATGGAAGGGTCCTTCACCGACATGACGGCCCTGGAGCTGGCCCGTTATTGTTTCGACGAAGGTATGTCCAGGATCTCCCTGGGACTTGCGGCCATCAATTCCCTGCTGGATGTGGACGCGAACCAATACTCGGATGTCGAAGGCCTGAAACTCGCCAAAGATCTGGGTAAGGGGAAAAACATCTCCATCATCGGGCATTTTCCCTCCATGGACGATCTTGCGAAGGAGGCGGGGAATCTTTGGGTTATCGAAAAAAACCCAAGGCCCGGTGATTACCCGGAGGCAATGGGAAATGAGCTGATTCCGCAATCGGATATTGTCGTCATCTCGAGTACGACCCTTATCAACAAAACCCTTTCAGGTATTCTCGATCTGTGTCGCAAGGACAGCGTCAAAATGCTTCTCGGCCCGACAACTCCCCTTTCGGAAGTTCTTTTCGATTACGGCATCGATATCCTGGCCGGCAGCGTGGTGACGGACAAGGAAACTGTGCTGAAATCGGTGAGTGAAGGGGCCTCCTTCATGCAGCTCAAGGCCAGGGGCGGGGTGCGTTTCGTAAGCATGGTCAGGGATTTCGATGATATCGTCCGGAGACTGGCCACCTGA